In Pyrus communis chromosome 8, drPyrComm1.1, whole genome shotgun sequence, one genomic interval encodes:
- the LOC137743047 gene encoding uncharacterized protein → MALMVMKMTMSDTVKGSFATCDKAKDFLEDVGTKFKESEKAEMGDMMTTLTTLKLDENESVREYILKLIETIAKLRELDVPIGDAFIVHMALNSLPPKFNQLKIS, encoded by the coding sequence ATGGCTTTGATGGTGATGAAGATGACTATGAGTGATACAGTGAAGGGTAGCTTCGCAACATGTGACAAAGCAAAAGATTTCTTGGAAGATGTGGGAACGAAGTTCAAAGAGTCAGAGAAAGCGGAGATGGGAGATATGATGACAACCCTGACAACCCTGAAACTTGATGAGAATGAGAGTGTGAGAGAGTACATTCTTAAACTTATTGAGACTATTGCCAAACTCAGAGAATTGGATGTTCCCATTGGCGATGCATTCATAGTCCACATGGCCTTGAATTCGTTGCCTCCAAAGTTTAACCAACTGAAGATCTCCTAA